In a genomic window of Saccharomyces kudriavzevii IFO 1802 strain IFO1802 genome assembly, chromosome: 2:
- the RPG1 gene encoding translation initiation factor eIF3 core subunit a (similar to Saccharomyces cerevisiae RPG1 (YBR079C); ancestral locus Anc_3.303) gives MAPPPFRPENAVKRADELISVGEKQAALQSLHDFITARRIRWATPSTVEPVVFKFLEIGVELKKGKLLKDGLHQYKKLIQGSTEGLVSVGAVARKFIDLVESKIATEQTRADELQKQEIDDDLEGGVTPENLLISVYEPDQSVAGFNDEAITSWLRFTWESYRAVLDLLRNNALLEITYSGVVKKTMHFCLKYQRKNEFKRLAEMLRQHLDAANYQQSKSGNNLVDLSDADTLQRYLDQRFQQVDVSVKLELWHEAYRSIEDVFHLMKTSKRAPKPSTLANYYENLVKVFFVSGDPLLHTTAWKKFYELYSTNPRATEKEFKAYSSTIFLSAISTQLDEIPSIGYDPHLRMYRLLNLETKPTRKEMLQSIIEDESIYGKVDEELKQLYDIIEVNFDVDTIKQDLESLLAKLTSKSYFSQYIAPLRDVIMRRVFVAASQKFTTVAQSELYEFATLPVPLELSAWDIEKALLQTAVEDYVSISIDHESARVTFAKDPFDIFVATASKEISEEGNMEFDDQEEKEETEEALESEEADDEEKEEESDPVIIRNSYIHNKLLELSNVLHDVDSFNNASYMERVKIARDTLIKKNKDDLEKISKIVDERVKRSQEQKQKHMEHAALHAEQDAEVRQQRILEEKAAIEAKMEEETHRRLIEKKKREFEAIKEREITKMITEVNAKGHVYIDPNEAKSLDLDTIKQVIIAEVSKNKSELENRMEYSMKRLDHTERALRMVELPLLQKEVDELQETDNASYEAMKKKIVDVAKAEYEARMADHKNLTMVYDDYLKFKERVSGTKESELAAIRNQKKAELEAAKKARIEEVRKHRYEEAVARYREEIANAERQKRSEELAEAARKQREIEEAAEKKPAPYSFRAGNREPPSTPNILPKATVSPDRAKLDMIAQKQREMEEAIELKLAGKTAGGSTPVTPATPATPTPSSGPKKMTMAEKLRAKRLAKEGR, from the coding sequence ATGGCCCCTCCTCCATTCCGTCCTGAAAATGCCGTTAAAAGAGCGGATGAACTTATTTCTGTTGGCGAAAAACAAGCTGCTTTACAATCTTTACACGATTTCATAACTGCCAGAAGAATTCGTTGGGCCACACCTTCTACTGTCGAACCAGTTGTTTTCAAGTTCTTGGAAATTGGGGTTGAATTAAAGAAAGGTAAGCTACTTAAAGATGGTTTGCAccaatacaaaaaattaatcCAAGGTTCTACTGAAGGTTTGGTTTCCGTCGGTGCGGTTGCCCGTAAATTTATTGATTTAGTTGAATCTAAGATTGCAACCGAACAAACCAGAGCTGATGAACTccaaaagcaagaaattgatgacGATTTGGAAGGTGGTGTAACTCCGGagaatttgttgatttcTGTTTACGAACCAGATCAATCCGTCGCCGGTTTCAATGATGAAGCCATTACTTCATGGCTGAGATTCACTTGGGAATCATATCGTGCTGTCTTAGATCTATTGAGAAATAACGCTTTGTTAGAAATTACCTATTCTGGTGTCGTCAAGAAGACTATGCATTTTTGCTTGAAGTACCAACGTAAAAATGAGTTTAAAAGATTAGCTGAAATGCTACGTCAACATTTAGATGCCGCTAACTATCAACAAAGTAAATCAGGTAACAATTTAGTTGACTTGAGCGATGCTGATACCTTACAACGTTATTTGGACCAACGTTTCCAGCAGGTCGACGTGTCTGTTAAATTGGAATTGTGGCACGAGGCTTATAGATCTATTGAAGATGTTTTTCACTTAATGAAGACATCTAAACGTGCACCTAAACCTTCAACTTTGGCTAACTACTACGAAAATCTCGTCAAGGTCTTCTTCGTTTCCGGTGATCCATTATTACATACCACTGcttggaagaaattttacGAATTATATTCCACCAATCCAAGAGCtacagaaaaagaattcaAGGCGTATTCCTCTACAATTTTCTTATCCGCCATCTCTACCCAATTAGATGAAATCCCATCTATTGGCTACGATCCTCATTTACGTATGTACCGTTTACTAAACCTAGAAACCAAACCAACTAGAAAGGAAATGTTGCAATCCatcattgaagatgaatcCATTTACGGTAAAGTTGACGAGGAGTTAAAGCAATTATACGACATAATTGAAGTCAACTTCGACGTCGACACAATCAAACAGGATTTAGAAAGCCTGTTAGCCAAATTAACCTCCAAGTCTTACTTTAGTCAATACATCGCACCATTGAGAGATGTCATTATGAGAAGAGTCTTTGTTGCTGCTTCCCAAAAGTTCACTACCGTTGCTCAATCTGAATTATATGAATTTGCAACCTTACCTGTTCCACTAGAATTATCCGCCTGGGACATCGAAAAGGCCCTATTACAGACCGCTGTTGAAGATTATGTCTCTATTTCTATTGATCACGAATCTGCTAGGGTTACATTTGCCAAAGATCCATTTGACATTTTCGTAGCAACTGCttctaaagaaatttctgaAGAAGGAAACATGGAATTTGACGAccaagaagagaaggaGGAAACTGAAGAAGCTCTTGAGTCAGAAGAAGctgacgatgaagaaaaggaagaagaatcgGATCCTGTTATTATCCGTAATTCTTATATCCATAACAAGTTACTTGAATTATCCAACGTCTTACACGATGTTGATAGCTTCAACAATGCTTCGTACATGGAAAGGGTCAAAATTGCTCGTGATACTttaatcaaaaagaataaggatgaccttgaaaaaatttctaaGATTGTTGACGAACGTGTTAAGAGATCCCAAGAGCAAAAGCAAAAACACATGGAACATGCTGCTTTACATGCAGAACAAGATGCAGAAGTCAGACAACAACGTATTTTGGAAGAGAAAGCTGCTATTGAAGCcaaaatggaagaagaaactcaCCGCCGTctaattgaaaagaaaaaacgtGAATTTGAAGCTATCaaggaaagagaaattACTAAAATGATTACTGAGGTTAACGCTAAGGGTCATGTCTACATCGATCCCAACGAAGCTAAAAGCTTGGATCTTGACACCATTAAACAAGTTATCATAGCCGAAGTGTCTAAGAACAAGAGTGAATTAGAAAACCGGATGGAGTATTCTATGAAGAGGTTGGACCATACCGAAAGAGCTTTGAGAATGGTTGAATTGCCATTGTtgcaaaaagaagttgACGAGCTACAAGAAACAGATAATGCAAGCTATGAGGctatgaagaagaagattgtTGACGTCGCTAAAGCTGAATATGAAGCGAGAATGGCCGATCATAAGAACTTGACCATGGTTTATGATGATTActtaaaattcaaagagcGCGTATCAGGCACTAAGGAAAGTGAACTAGCCGCAATCCGTAACCAAAAGAAGGCTGAATTGGAAGCTGCCAAGAAAGCCAGAATTGAAGAGGTTCGTAAACATCGTTACGAAGAAGCCGTTGCAAGGTATAGAGAAGAAATTGCTAATGCTGAGAGACAGAAGCGCTCTGAAGAACTCGCAGAGGCCGCTCGTAAACAAAGGGAAATCGAAGAAGCTgctgaaaagaaaccaGCTCCATACTCTTTCCGCGCAGGGAACAGGGAACCTCCAAGCACACCAAACATTTTACCAAAGGCTACCGTTTCCCCAGATAGGGCTAAGTTAGATATGATTGCTCAAAAGCAAAGAGAAATGGAGGAAGCCATTGAGCTAAAGTTGGCAGGTAAAACCGCAGGTGGGTCCACTCCAGTTACTCCGGCTACCCCAGCTACACCAACACCATCCTCTGGtccaaagaaaatgaccatggctgaaaaattgagagCGAAGAGATTAGCCAAAGAAGGCAGGTAA
- the ECM33 gene encoding Ecm33p (similar to Saccharomyces cerevisiae ECM33 (YBR078W) and PST1 (YDR055W); ancestral locus Anc_3.302) has product MQFKKALTVSAVLGASALAANSSIASSCSLGSQATATAQADLDKISGCSTIVGNLTITGDLGSAALASVQEIDGSLTIYNATSLSSFSADSVKKITGDLNLKQLTILTSASFGSLQEVDSINLITLPAIATFSTDLQNANNIIVSDTALESVEGFSTLKKVSVFNINNNKYLTSFQSSLQSVSDSLQFSSNGDNTTLAFDNLVWANNITLRDVNSVSFGSLQTVNASLGFINNTLPTLNLTQLNKVGQSLSIVSNDELSKAAFNNLTAIGGGFIIANNTQLKDIDGFSKVQTVGGAVDVTGNFSTLDLSSLKSVRGGANFDSTGNFSCNALKKLQSNGAIQGDSFVCKNGITSTSVQLSSTSSGSSKSSATSSASSSGDSSNAQASVSASSNSSSSSSKKSKGAAPELVPATSFMGVIAAVAVALL; this is encoded by the exons ATGCAATTCAAGAAAGCTTTGACCGTTTCTGCTGTTCTAGGTGCCTCCGCTCTAGCTG CCAACTCTTCTATCGCATCTTCATGCAGTCTCGGTTCTCAAGCCACCGCCACCGCTCAAGCAGATTTGGATAAAATCTCTGGCTGTAGCACAATTGTCGGTAATTTGACAATTACTGGTGATTTGGGTTCAGCTGCCTTGGCCAGCGTCCAAGAGATCGATGGTTCTTTGACTATCTACAATGCCACTTCTCTATCTTCTTTCTCCGCTGACTCTGTCAAGAAAATTACTGGTGATTTGAACTTGAAACAATTGACTATTTTGACCAGTGCTTCCTTCGGCTCTTTGCAAGAGGTCGACTCCATCAACTTGATCACTTTGCCTGCCATTGCTACCTTCTCTACTGATTTGCAAAACGCCAACAACATCATTGTTTCCGACACTGCTTTGGAAAGTGTTGAAGGTTTCtccactttgaaaaaggttAGCgttttcaacatcaacaacaacaaatatTTGACCTCCTTCCAATCTTCTTTGCAAAGTGTTTCTGACTCTTtacaattttcttccaacGGTGACAACACCACTTTGGCCTTCGATAATCTGGTCTGGGCCAACAACATCACTTTGAGAGACGTCAACTCCGTTTCTTTTGGTAGTTTGCAAACTGTTAACGCCTCCCTAGGTTTCATTAACAACACTCTGCCAACTCTGAACTTGACCCAATTGAACAAGGTTGGTCAATCTTTGTCCATTGTCTCCAACGATGAATTGTCCAAGGCTGCCTTCAATAACTTGACTGCTATCGGGGGTGGTTTCATCATTGCCAACAACACTCAATTGAAGGACATTGACGGTTTCAGCAAGGTTCAAACTGTTGGTGGTGCCGTTGATGTCACCGGTAACTTCTCTACTTTGGATTTGTCTTCCTTGAAGTCTGTTAGAGGTGGTGCTAATTTCGACTCTACTGGTAACTTCTCTTGTAAcgctttgaagaaattgcaaAGCAACGGTGCTATCCAAGGTGACTCCTTCGTTTGTAAGAACGGTATCACTTCTACCTCCGTCCAGTTGTCTTCCACTTCTTCCGGATCTTCCAAGAGCTCCGCTACCTCTTCCGCTTCTTCCAGTGGTGATAGCTCCAATGCTCAAGCTAGCGTTTCCGCTTCTTCCaactcttcctcttcctcttctaaGAAGTCTAAGGGTGCCGCCCCAGAACTTGTTCCAGCTACTTCATTTATGGGTGTaattgctgctgttgccgTTGCCTTACTATAG